In Papaver somniferum cultivar HN1 chromosome 9, ASM357369v1, whole genome shotgun sequence, the genomic stretch ttgtagttacacatcttaactgtgagttacacattcaagatgttaccaatgacttgcaaagtggctgtgtaactataagatacacattgaaaatctaatcactgacttgccaattgactgtgtaaccttaagttacacatgcataataacataactGATTTGGCAATTGCCTAgataactaaaagttacacatgcaaaaataTAACCTATGACTGTATTGTGTTTGTAAATTATAGTTGGACATAAAAAATGACCCCTTTAAACCTTCATATGCAtgtaagttaaggttacacaacacagaatagaatgattcagtttgtgtacttggcaaatacacatagtttgtaacatgattttcattttgtagttaaaaacgagtgtatttgataagtacacaacatactgactcatgctatttttgtgtgtgatgtgtacaggaaacctaaggcagtcgttgaatgcagtaaaggatttagtaaaggtgataaagcctataggactgactgatagggctcatagatatcttaggagagctgcttacggagaactcgtaatgatgtattacgatgactatgatacaactgtaccaactacaacaagacagataactaccaacaaacacggcgtcttgaagctcttgaactgctttgacatggattgtgagacaccatgttcattcaagtttgttgatgataagattaTAGAGTCTACACCGGCAAAGCTGGCTGGTATATTTTGCATGCAGAGGATTGGAAGCAGAAAGGGTCAGAAGCTGTTAAAGTACTATTGTCCTAGTGATTTGACTGACAATGTTTTATACAGCAAATACTTCACCGATATCAAATCTACAAAGCATCAGACGACGGTGACTAAGACaaacattttagagaagataaaacaacttatggcaaaaaggagaaaaagtgggaaaagaaagaaagttgatgaAAAGGATCTAGTTTGCCTGATAGGTCTTTATCTTTGCTGTGTATTGTTTTTTGGCGACAAAAATGCCAATGGAGTGAACGCGAAATATCTTAGTATCGTTGAAACTTATGATACGGTGCTCAAGGTGTCGTGGCCTGATTTAATACACGAGCACTTGTTTGAAGAGATTCATACTAATCTTAGTTGTTTGTCAAATGTGAAGGCTTGTGTGCAATACCTACTGGTAAAAAGCTTGTGTGTAATTTCTATTCCAGCAGTTTTAGTGTTACGTGATGGATATTTTTGTTCAAtcgactaattaaaatttatatgttgcagttaTTGTTTGCTGAACACACGCCAGCAGGATTAATCCCAAAAGTTGAGAACCACGAGGAAGATATCCCGAGGGTTGGGAGATGGGATATATACCATATTTCTGATTACATTTGGAAAACAGACATGACACAGTTTTCGGTAAGTGTTATATGTCAATTGGTTTAGGTTTTGTAAATTTATGGTAATGTAATTTAGATAAAactttgatgtaatcaaaattgtcatgtgtagctataagttacacatttaaatgtGCTTGTGTAATTTATACTTACACATGCAAAAGATAACACAAGTGAATGCAACTATAGGTTATgtaacatatatatcctgtttgtatatatatcatgtgcttatgtaactataggttacacattttatatgtatatccactttacattagatatatgtGTAACCTTTAGTTACAcatatccactttacattagatatatctaatgtgcttatgtaactataggttacacatataaaatgtgcttatgtaactttaagttacacatacaaccgAAAAATGTATATTTAGAATGTTCAACTGTTTTTTGCAATCTCTTTTTAACCTCTCCATCTGTTAATTGCAGCCAACTCCTAGCTTTGTGGCTGAGTTTTCACATCTTGAGAAGCAGCTGGGTATATCAACCGTGGTACCCAGCAAGGACGACCTGCAAAGTTGGATGAAAGCGCAAACTATTGAGAATAGCCATCTGAAAGAGCAACTGCAAGAAAAGCAAGCAATGCTTAAAGCAGTGTATGCAATTGCAAGAGAAGGGATATCAGAAGGGGACCTTTCAGGAACAGCGGAATTCAAGGTtcacaaatttagttgccaaattatgcaagcaatgggtattgatccttacaaagtgacccaggaagagtttatgcaacatgaagatgatgtacatggaggtactgagcatggagctactgagcatgaagaagaagagttacaatTAGTTGAGACAGAGCAACAAGGAGATGGAAGTACtgagcaagagaaagagaaagatgacgcggaaacttccttcaatgaagaatgtaagtagttgttcatttttaatatgcttctTTAACTTGATAGAGGTATCCAATTAGTTGACACTAAGGTCTTTGAAcctttttaatttcatattttacttgttcatttttaacttgcttgtttaacttgattagacttaataaatgttgagtaaactgatcatatggatgtgtaatccctagttacacatgccacatgcatgtgtaacttctggttacactagttagatgcatgtgtaactccatgttacactaggtatccattccatattcatgtgtaacatgaagttacacatattagttatccaagccagtcgattacacatgatatattcttcttgaaattttattaaaaaaatttaacatcatcatcatcatcctaattctcgtttcaatacttgtgcagttccatgtatgagccttgcagctggaaatacgccaacaattctgcaagctcaaactgctgcagaggGGCACAAAAGACCACTCAGGACATATAGTTCGAGTATGAAGAGTGTGACAACTTGCaagactccaccaaagaaaaggCCTGTCGCAAAGCAAAAGCCCACTCCTACAAATAATGTTgatgaggagcagaagaaagatgTTGAAGAGACACCTGTTACGGATGAGGCACAGAAGAAAGCTGCAGATGGTGGAGTTGTGGATGGGGCAGGTGATGATGTAGCTGCAAAAGCCGTAGGTGATGATGTTACTGCAAAAGTCAATGAGGATACACCTGCAACTGTTGGTGACGGTTTGGTTATGACTGCTCCAACTCAGCCAACTCCTGGAACTTTTGATGACAGTTCTGCTTCAACACAGTTTGAGGACTCCATGGTGATAACTGCTACAACACCGCAAACACATCCTGACAATGCTCAGACCTACAGGTTGGTGCAACTAGGAGCTAACCCTGATGATATGACGAATGTTGAAGTGAGTGAAATGATAGATGAGATCGTCAGCAACATTAACAAAACTGAACATGGACCCGCAGTGACGGAGAATGCAGAACCTACCTCAACTGGTAACCACTCTTCCGTtctatgttttgtttgtaatggaagtgtaacttcaagttacacattgtaaaaggcatgtgtagcttgaggttacatacaGTGTGTTTcgtttgtaatggaagtgtaacttcaagttacacattgtaaaaggcatgtgtagcttgaggttacatacagtacattattattttggcttgtgtaactttaagttacatacaTGTGCTAATTTTACTGAGATTCTGCCTATATTTGTTTGCACAGCTACAACGCAGGAAAACGTTTTTAGCCTTGGATTAGAAAAAACTCCAAAACCTGCAGGAGAGTTACTGAAGGAAGCTGCGAATACAATAAGAGAAAGGCAACCATCATTAATACAACAACGTGTGCTGAGGAATAGAAAAATCCCAACACAAGATCTGAAACAATatcaaagaaattcaaagaggattaagaagacagctaatgaagaagaaatggccgcagttccagaagtagaagaagatagaatggctgaggttgctgaagaagatgatggaacaatgagaaacgatgtgaaaggttcagaagttatcgaaaggctggaaggcgagaaaaagaataaagtgcttgaatatttcaatactcatccgaaAACGTAAGTAGCTTGACTCCAAGTAGGCTTGATTCTGTTATTGATTGTTGTATTTTACTACTTGTTTCTGTTATCTTGATTGATAATAGTTTACTTCTTTGTAATGCAGAGACATTACTTGGATGGAACTCAAAGAAGATGGTAGCGAGCTGTTTGATATATCTGGAGAACTAATGATACAGCTTACAAAGAAAGAATCCTTCTTGGAGTCAGAATTCATCGACTTCTACATTAGCAGATTGAGGACGAAGATGAACTCTAACAGCAAGTATGACAAGGCGATATTCCTGTCGCCAAAAGCATACGTAAGTACTTCGatatatttaaaatcttattgcatttataatgtgtagtATATGTTGTAAGATTATGATAACATACTCAAGATTTTTTTTCCAGTGTAAAACCCAAGGccctatgtgtaacttctgtttacataatcacttgttcatttgtaacttttgattaaaaatgtGAGTTTGACATTCCAAATGGTTTTTGCAGATCTCTTACTTGAAGgattacgaagaattcaagaaattttggattccgaagcttgcgaaggagtatgtcaagtacaagaacgatgcagtcagacttttcgccccaatgtgcaacaacaacacacactacacactgctggagtatgacttgaggagctctaatccttggtcctacatgaactcgtcaaacgttaaggaactcaagggtgaacaccttcttcaagccaagaaatatgcatttgCAATTACTACAGAACTGAGACTCCGCTGTCCTTTTTCTCTTGGGATGAATGAAAATGCCAAGAATCTCAATGCGCCCCCACAAGGTACAATTCCTGACTGTCTTCCATGTGTATGCAATTACATGAAAATcaggatgaagaataaaccacttgACAAAAAATTAACCTCAACTATGATGCTATGGTGGACTGACAAGCTGAACCGCATGAGAGGAAGCATGCTATACAAGATTCTTTCGGATCCATCTAGAGATGTGTAAAGCAGTCATTAGGATTATAAAAAATTCTATACTCGCAAATATGTTGTTAGCCACAAACAGATGTTAGacttggaaaatatgttgttagaaacttttaaatttcgtcagttagtagattttagcagttcttagttttgcaaaatatttttgggttgaaattctttgaattaaaaacttttatcttgttagaactactactgctgtgtgtacaggtttcagaaagtatgcaacaggttaagtaactacacatcttaatttgatgcagaaagtgtaacctgagtttagatatacatttatcatgtgtaagctaatgttacacatcca encodes the following:
- the LOC113311861 gene encoding uncharacterized protein LOC113311861, with the protein product MQRIGSRKGQKLLKYYCPSDLTDNVLYSKYFTDIKSTKHQTTVTKTNILEKIKQLMAKRRKSGKRKKVDEKDLVCLIGLYLCCVLFFGDKNANGVNAKYLSIVETYDTVLKVSWPDLIHEHLFEEIHTNLSCLSNVKACVQYLLLLFAEHTPAGLIPKVENHEEDIPRVGRWDIYHISDYIWKTDMTQFSPTPSFVAEFSHLEKQLGISTVVPSKDDLQSWMKAQTIENSHLKEQLQEKQAMLKAVYAIAREGISEGDLSGTAEFKVHKFSCQIMQAMGIDPYKVTQEEFMQHEDDVHGGTEHGATEHEEEELQLVETEQQGDGSTEQEKEKDDAETSFNEEFPCMSLAAGNTPTILQAQTAAEGHKRPLRTYSSSMKSVTTCKTPPKKRPVAKQKPTPTNNVDEEQKKDVEETPVTDEAQKKAADGGVVDGAGDDVAAKAVGDDVTAKVNEDTPATVGDGLVMTAPTQPTPGTFDDSSASTQFEDSMVITATTPQTHPDNAQTYRLVQLGANPDDMTNVEVSEMIDEIVSNINKTEHGPAVTENAEPTSTATTQENVFSLGLEKTPKPAGELLKEAANTIRERQPSLIQQRRHYLDGTQRRW